The stretch of DNA TCGAGAAGTGTTCTTAGGATATCTATTAAGAAGACTGGCTTATCTTTTAAGAAGGGTGCTAGGCTGATAATTTATTTTATAAAAACCTGCAAAACTATGTTTTGCGGTTCAGAAAACCTATGATTTTCCTTCAACCTGCAAAAATTCTAATTTTTCAATGCCTCCAAAAATTAAAAAATAAATTAAATTATTTTTTTGTATTTTAAAAGAGCTATCATTTGATTATAAGACTTTGTAACGCTTCCAGATTTCACAGTGCCGTGAGGAGACACTACTTCACATGTCACTGCCGGAATTCCTGCTAGATTAGTAGTATCTTCCAGTGCTCCACAATATTCTACACCAGATAAATTATATGTAAGCGTTGTTGACCCTGTCCTCTTGCTAATATATTTGGCAATAATATAACTTTTGTAGGTAGGATGTTTTGAAGAAAAAACAGCCATTTTACCAGGATCGCCGCCGGGCTTAGTAGAATGAAAATCTCCAAGTACACTAATATTAAGCCGTTTAGCCAGTTTCAATATCTTGTTAGTAGGCGTACCTGCAATATTAGTTACTCTATTCAGGTTTTTACCTTTCCAGTATCGAACACCTTTAGCTGTGTTAGATGGAACAACAAACGGTACTATATAAATAGTTCCCTTAATTGACTTGCCTTTTAAATAGTTTACAAGCTTTAAAGCTGATATTTGGCTTGGAAGCTCATTTCCATGAACACCTGCCACAATCATAACTTTTGGACCGCTTCCATTGCCAACTCTAATTATAGGAGTGCCTTTTTTGGATAAAGCTACTATTTGGCTGGTTAACTGACTTTTAGGAATGTTCTTTTTTATATAATAATTATTTGTAACAGTTCCACCAGTTCCGCTGATAATGACTTTCATTTTAACCGTTGATGTCGACTGGGATGCTTGAACAGAAGCATAACTTTTTAAATTTTCGGAATGATTATACGCTTCAGTTACATTTATTTCACTTGCACCAAGCAGTAATGTGGTACAAAGAACTAATAAAACTGCAATTATTTGTTTTTGTTTAATTATAACACATCTCCGCATTAATTATCCAGAGGTAGGCTGTTAATAATTATCAGTATCTGTTGATGTATAAACTTTTTTATAAAATAGAACCTAATCAACCAATCTTTATTTTAAATCAATTAAAAGTATAAAAAAAAGAATTATGTCTTTAATTTTTGTATAAAATCGCTGTTAGCAATTCAAGAATTATTTAGAACAAGCCCCACACCCATAACATCCGAATGCCTCACACCACGGAGTTATATTTTTATTTAATGCTTTCTGATATTCTTTCTTTAAAAATTCTGAGCTAACACCCGCACTTATATTTTTCCAGGGTAATTCATCTTCAAGACCAAGTTTAAAGTCAATATTTGCCCATTCTTTAAACTTCAATTTTCGTTTATAGGTCTTTTCAATCATATCCCCCATTTTCTCATCGCCGATAGACAGGATATGCTGTATAAAAGCACCTTCCAAATTCTCAACCTTTAAATGGACATTTTTGAGGTTTTTATTTAAATATTCAAATTTAACACTCAGATCATTGAAATCAAAGCTTTCCCATTGAAATGGAGTATGCGGCTTAGGAATAAATGGATTTACACTTATTCTAACTGCATTCTTCTTTTTGCTCATTTTACGTATGCTTTTTATAAATTCAACCATTTCTGCCACATCTTCCATGGTTTCAGTGGGCAAACCAGTTAAAAAATAGAGTTTAACATTCATATTCCTTTTAAAAGCTCTTTTTACAACATTGTAAATCGCCTGATCAAGTATTGGTTTATTTAAAACTTTTCGAAGACCCCATGTAGACTCTGGAGCTATTGTTATGGTTTTAAGCCCGCTTCTCTGCAGAATATCTATTAAAGTATCGGTGAGTGATTCTATCCTCATGGATGGACTTGTAATTTTAAATCCCATCTCAAGCAGGCCCTCACAAAGTTCTTCTAGTTTAGAATATCCCGAAACATCTGCCCCTATAAGTGCTATTTTATTAAACCCAGTAGCCTTCTTACCTTTCTCAGCTGTTTTAAAAAGCTTTTTAAGAGATGTTTCTCGCCTGGGCCTGTAAAGACATCCTGCCATACAGAATCTACAGCCCCTTGTACATCCCCGTGACACTCCCAGGAGAAATGCATCTCCAAAGGCAGGTATAAATTTTTTATCATCAGTTTGAGGAACAATTTGTCTTACTGGATGACATGCATTGTCCATATTCTCCACAATGGCCATTTTTACAGGGTTATCAGGTACATAAACTCCTTTTATATCTAAAAAAGCCTCAATTTCTTTTCGCGGATCATCAAGTTCCATATAAAGATCCAGCACTTCATCTAAAATAACCTCTGCTTCCCCTATAATAAAAAGATCAATGAATTTACTCATGGGAAGAGGATTTGAACTTGCACACGGCCCACCTGCAATTATAAAAGGATCATCTTTATTTCTATTTTCTTTACGGGCCTTAATTCCCGCATTATCCAGCATTTTAAGTACATTGAAATAATCCTGTTCATATTGAAGTGAAAAACTAATAATATCAAAATCAGCGAGTTTTGTATTTGATTCTAAACTCTCAACATATGGATAAACTACCCTTTCACAGTAAACATCTTCTCTAGAATTTAGGAAGTCATATATAATATGAAAACCAAGTGAGGACATCGCAGCCTTATATAAATTAGGGTAACATGATGCAAATCGTAAGTCCACTTTTCTTGGATTCTTTATTACCACGTTATGTTCCATCAGCATAATTTATAATTTGATTTATGTTATTATAACAATATAGGGTTATCATGTTTAGTAATAAATAACCTTTTATTCATATTTGCATTAATAATACAAGATATTTTAATGTTTTAATTTGCAATTTTCAATTAGAACATTTAAATAACTTAATTATAGTGATATAATGAGCTTTAAAATTAAAAATAATCTTGATATTCTTATTATTCTTAGTTTATATCTAATTATAGGGTTAATCTTAATTAATAATTATCAATATCTTTTAAATTCTGATGGCATTTCATATATTAGCATTGGTCAAAAATATATCAATGGAGATTTAAGTAATGCAATTAATGGATACTGGGGGCCACTCCTATCATGGTTATTGGCTCCACTTTTACTTTTTAGTCCAAATCCTTCGTTTTCAGCTTATTTAATAAAATTACTCTCACTTATTATTGGTTTTTTCACTATAATTGGAATAAAATTGTTAATAGCTAATTTTGAAATAGAAAAAACAATTGAAAAGTCCATATTAATTTCTTTAATTCCAATTATATTGTATTTCTCATTTTTTATTACCACCCCAGACTTATTAATTGTATGCACCACAATATATTATTTATACTTCTTATTTAATCCCAAATATACAAATAATAAATATAATGGGTTTTTATGCGGATTTACGGGATCTTTAGCTTATTTAAGTAAAAGTTTTGCTTTACCATTTTTTTTAGTCCATTTTACATTATTTAACATACTTTTTTATCTTAGAAATTTAAATAAAGAAAAAAGAAGTATAATATTAAAAAACTTATTTATCGGTTTAATAATTTTCTTTATAATTAGCGGAGTATGGATTGCACTAATAAGTGATAAATACGGGAAATTTACAATTGGAACTGCTGGAGAATATAATTATGAGTTCATAGGGCCAGAATCACAAGGGCATTATGAATATTACTCAGGACTTATGAAACTTCCAAATAAATCTGCTGTTTGCGCATGGGAAGATCCTTCCTACTTTAAAATGGAATCATGGAGTCCATTAGAATCAGGGGAATACTTAAAATTCCAAATAAATATTATTTTAGAAAATATAATTAAAATTTTCAATATTATTGAATTATTTTCCGTACTTTCAATTTTAATAATCATCGCTGCCATCACCATTATTATAAAATCAAGTACAGATATTGAATCCAAAATTAAATTAGCTTACCTATTGATAACTATACTAATATATTCCGGGGGATATAGCTTAATTTTGATTGAAGATAGATATCTATGGTTAATAAATATTTTATTACTAATTACAGGTAGTTACATAATCAGTTTATTAATTAGAACAGATTATATAAATAAAATTCAAAAAAATATTTTGATAATATTTTTAATATTATCTTTCATTATGACCCCAATCACTTTTTTAATTCAAGATTCGCATGTTGGAGAAGCGAATTATAATTTAAGTGAAGAACTAAAAAATAACTACAATCTTCATGGAAATTTAGCATCCAATGGCAACTTAATAGAATCAGACCACATTGCATTTTATACTGAAAGCAAATATTATGGAATACCAAAAAAAACTGGTAACTACACAGAATTAAAGATTGAATTAAAGAATAATAATATCGACTATTATATTGTATGGGGAGACTCAAAAGAAAATAATTATCTTTCAAAACATTTTAAAGAAATAACAAACGGAAATATTACAAATTTAAAAATTTATTCTTTGAAAAAATAATAACCAAATAAAAGGTAAAACAAATGAAATACAAAAACGTAGCCGTAGGGGGCACATTTGATCATTTTCACAGGGGCCATGAGAAATTGCTCAATAAAGCATTTGAGATTGGCAATTATATAATGGTTGGAGTTACATCCAACGAATTTGGAGGGAAAAAAGGCAATATTGAACCCTGCTCAAAAAGGATGTTTGAATTAGAGGAATTTTTACAGAAATTTAATTCAAGATATACTCTCAAAAGACTGGAAGAACCTTATGGTCCAACTGTCCATGACCCGGAAATAGATGCAATAGTCGTTAGTAAAGAAACAGAGCCTGTTGCACATAAAATCAATGAAATACGGGATGAAAAAGGAATAAAACCTCTCAAGATTTTTGTTATTGGTTGGGTACTTGCAGAAGACGGGAAACCAATTTCTTCAACCAGAATAAGAAATGGAGAAATAGACAGGAACGGCAAAGTTCTTAAATAGCATCTCTTAAATTTTATGATCTAGTTTAAAAGTCGATAATATGAAAGTTGCAGTCGGATCCAGAAACCCGGTAAAGGTCAAAGCTACAAAAAATGTCCTGGATAAAATCTACGGCAAAGTTGAAGTTGTATCAATTGATGCTGATTCAGGAGTGCCAGATCAACCATTTGGTATAGATCAAACTATTCAAGGAGCTATTAACCGGGCTAAAAATGCTTATTCTAACGAATTTGACATAAGTGTTGGAATAGAATCTGGATTGAT from Methanobacterium veterum encodes:
- a CDS encoding succinylglutamate desuccinylase/aspartoacylase family protein; its protein translation is MRRCVIIKQKQIIAVLLVLCTTLLLGASEINVTEAYNHSENLKSYASVQASQSTSTVKMKVIISGTGGTVTNNYYIKKNIPKSQLTSQIVALSKKGTPIIRVGNGSGPKVMIVAGVHGNELPSQISALKLVNYLKGKSIKGTIYIVPFVVPSNTAKGVRYWKGKNLNRVTNIAGTPTNKILKLAKRLNISVLGDFHSTKPGGDPGKMAVFSSKHPTYKSYIIAKYISKRTGSTTLTYNLSGVEYCGALEDTTNLAGIPAVTCEVVSPHGTVKSGSVTKSYNQMIALLKYKKII
- a CDS encoding radical SAM protein, translating into MVIKNPRKVDLRFASCYPNLYKAAMSSLGFHIIYDFLNSREDVYCERVVYPYVESLESNTKLADFDIISFSLQYEQDYFNVLKMLDNAGIKARKENRNKDDPFIIAGGPCASSNPLPMSKFIDLFIIGEAEVILDEVLDLYMELDDPRKEIEAFLDIKGVYVPDNPVKMAIVENMDNACHPVRQIVPQTDDKKFIPAFGDAFLLGVSRGCTRGCRFCMAGCLYRPRRETSLKKLFKTAEKGKKATGFNKIALIGADVSGYSKLEELCEGLLEMGFKITSPSMRIESLTDTLIDILQRSGLKTITIAPESTWGLRKVLNKPILDQAIYNVVKRAFKRNMNVKLYFLTGLPTETMEDVAEMVEFIKSIRKMSKKKNAVRISVNPFIPKPHTPFQWESFDFNDLSVKFEYLNKNLKNVHLKVENLEGAFIQHILSIGDEKMGDMIEKTYKRKLKFKEWANIDFKLGLEDELPWKNISAGVSSEFLKKEYQKALNKNITPWCEAFGCYGCGACSK
- a CDS encoding phosphopantetheine adenylyltransferase gives rise to the protein MKYKNVAVGGTFDHFHRGHEKLLNKAFEIGNYIMVGVTSNEFGGKKGNIEPCSKRMFELEEFLQKFNSRYTLKRLEEPYGPTVHDPEIDAIVVSKETEPVAHKINEIRDEKGIKPLKIFVIGWVLAEDGKPISSTRIRNGEIDRNGKVLK